The DNA segment CCACGATCTCGTCCTTCAGCTCGGAGGCATACTGTGCCAAGGGGCGTGAAGCCTGCGCCAGCGTCATCTTCTTCATAGCTTGATCTCCTGCCCTGCGATCCGCAGGACGTTGCGCTGCTTTTTCCCTACCGCCAGCACCCGTACGACTTCCGGATCATCGGATACAACCTCATAGAACACCCGCAGGGCTCCGACACGCAACTCCCAGGGCGCGAGGGGATTTGGCCTCAGCGGTTTGCGGTTACGAGTCTCGACCAGAGGTTGATGCATGAGCTGCCGCACGATAGCACCAAGCACCTTCGTTCGCTCCGACGCCGTGAGGCAGCCGAAATGATCAGTGACGGACTCGGCGAACTGGATCGCATACGCCAACTCAGCCGCCCTCCACCCCGCCCGCTCCGCAACTCGCTTCCATCCACGATCTCGTCCGTCGCCTAACGACCGGCCGCTCAGCGGCGGCGCACCAGCGCCGACCGCTGGAGCGGCGGGTTAGACGCCCTCATCGGGATACGTCTGGCCAGCGCTCGCTCGGCCTCACGGGGCAGAGGAACGGCGACGAAGTAGGTCTCGGGGTAGAGGTAGTCCTCGCCAGACTCATCCACCACCCGCACGTACCCTTCGCGCGCCGCGACGGCGTCGGGCAAGTGCTCGTAGAGCTTGCGCAGCTCGAGGTCTTCGCATCCCCCGTTACGAACACAAAGTAGAAAGTGCTTCTTCCGTCGTGACGACGCCATCAGTCGAGAACCCGCTTGATCTTCATCTTCACCCTCCCGACCCCGTGCGCCTCATACCAATGTAACTCCGCACGTCGAACCCGCCCACCGCCCAGGCGAACCGCAGCGACGCCCTTGCACTTCCGCCAGCGCCCCGGACCATGCTGTCGCCGAAGCCGCGCGAGATCGCGGATGCGACGCCCAGAGGCGATCGTGACGACGCCGGTGATTTCGCTGACCAGCTCGAAGTGCATCGCGGTCCTTGAGGCAT comes from the Deltaproteobacteria bacterium genome and includes:
- a CDS encoding type II toxin-antitoxin system RelE/ParE family toxin; protein product: MAYAIQFAESVTDHFGCLTASERTKVLGAIVRQLMHQPLVETRNRKPLRPNPLAPWELRVGALRVFYEVVSDDPEVVRVLAVGKKQRNVLRIAGQEIKL